TTTGTGTACCATTTACCACCTTGGGGATTATGTCCAAAAGTTTACATGGGAGTCGCATTCTCCTCGGCGCTCAAAACATACATTGGGAAGATTCTGGAGCTTACACGGGGGAAATTTCTGGCCCGATGTTACTAGAATTTGGTATCCGCTATGTTGTTGTGGGTCACAGTGAACGACGTCAATATTTTGGCGAAACTGATGAAACGGTAAATTGGCGACTCAGAGCGGCTCAACGTCATGGGTTAACACCAATTTTATGTGTAGGAGAAACGAAACAACAACGAGATGCTGGGGAAACAGAACGTCTGATTTTCTCTCAGTTGGAAAAGGATTTAATCGGTGTTGATCAAAACAATTTAGTGATTGCTTATGAACCGATTTGGGCAATAGGAACCGGGGATACTTGTGAAACCACAGAAGCTAATCGTGTGATTGGTTTAATTCGCAGTAAATTAATCAACCCTAATGTAACCATTCAATATGGTGGCTCTGTCAAACCAGATAATATTGATGAGATTATGGCACAGCCAGAAATTGATGGGGCATTAGTGGGAGGGGCAAGTTTACAACCTGAAAGTTTTGCCCGAATTGTTAATTATCAGTAATCAGTCATCAGTCATCAGTTATCAGTTATCAGTTATCAGTCAAAGTGTTTACCGATTAAATTTATATTTTTCCCCTCTGTTCCCTGTTCCCTGTTCCCTGTTCCCTGTTCCCTGTTCCCTGTTCCCTATTATCAAAATTATGACGGCTGTTCTTAACCCTTTAACAATTAAAAAAACTTGTTTTCAATGGGGAAAACGAACTTATATTATGGGGGTTTTGAATATTACCCCGGATAGTTTTAGTGATGGGGGAGATTTTAATAGTTTAGAACGAGCTTTCAACCAAGCTCAAAAAATAGTGGAAGCAGGAGCGGATATCATTGATATTGGCGGACAATCCACTCGACCCGGTGCGGAAGTTGTTAGTTTAACGGAGGAATTAAACCGTGTTATTCCCCTGATTCAAGCGATTAGAAAGAGTGCGGATGAACTGTTAGCTAATATTCCCATTTCTGTTGATACAACTTCCTCCCAAGTTGCTCAAGCAGCCGTTCAAGCGGGAGGAGATATAATTAATGATATTTCGGCTGCAACGTTTGATCCGAAGATGTTGTCGGTGGTGGCTCAATTAAAGGTTCCTATTATTTTAATGCACCTTCGAGGCACACCGAAAACCATGCAAACTTTAACGGATTATCACGATTTAATGGGAGAATTAAGACAATTTTTAGAAGAACGAATTCAAGCTGCTATTCATCACGGAATTTCGAGAGATTATATTATCATTGATCCGGGGATTGGTTTTGCTAAAACCGTTGTCCAAAATTTGAAAATATTAAGAAATTTAACCGAGTTGCGATCGCTCGATTGTCCTATTTTAGTCGGAACGTCTCGCAAAAGTTTTATTGGTCATCTTTTAAACCAACCTGACCCGAAACAACGGGTTTGGGGAACGGCGGCAACCTGTGTAGCAGCCATTGGGAATTCTGCGGATATATTACGAGTTCATGACGTTCAAGAAATGGTAGATGTCAGTCGAGTTGCTGATGCCATTTATCGGGTGAGTCTTGAAAAAGATTAGGAATTATTATCACAGCAAAAGTAGCTATCTCGGTTAAAATTAAGGTAGATCTGATTTATCAATAAGCCGTATTTAACGTTTAAACTCCATATTTCTATGTCTACTCCTGAAAAACTCTACGAAGGTAAAGCAAAAATCATCTATGCAACGGATGACCCGGAAATCTTACTCGCCTACTTCAAAGATGATGCCACGGCTTTTAATGCCCAAAAACGCGGGACAATTCGAGGCAAAGGGGAAATTAACACCGCTATTTCTAGCCATT
The window above is part of the Planktothrix sp. FACHB-1365 genome. Proteins encoded here:
- the folP gene encoding dihydropteroate synthase; translation: MTAVLNPLTIKKTCFQWGKRTYIMGVLNITPDSFSDGGDFNSLERAFNQAQKIVEAGADIIDIGGQSTRPGAEVVSLTEELNRVIPLIQAIRKSADELLANIPISVDTTSSQVAQAAVQAGGDIINDISAATFDPKMLSVVAQLKVPIILMHLRGTPKTMQTLTDYHDLMGELRQFLEERIQAAIHHGISRDYIIIDPGIGFAKTVVQNLKILRNLTELRSLDCPILVGTSRKSFIGHLLNQPDPKQRVWGTAATCVAAIGNSADILRVHDVQEMVDVSRVADAIYRVSLEKD
- the tpiA gene encoding triose-phosphate isomerase, which translates into the protein MRKVIIAGNWKMFKTQTEAQEFLQGFTSHLDETSEDREVVLCVPFTTLGIMSKSLHGSRILLGAQNIHWEDSGAYTGEISGPMLLEFGIRYVVVGHSERRQYFGETDETVNWRLRAAQRHGLTPILCVGETKQQRDAGETERLIFSQLEKDLIGVDQNNLVIAYEPIWAIGTGDTCETTEANRVIGLIRSKLINPNVTIQYGGSVKPDNIDEIMAQPEIDGALVGGASLQPESFARIVNYQ